Proteins from a single region of Bombus huntii isolate Logan2020A chromosome 2, iyBomHunt1.1, whole genome shotgun sequence:
- the LOC126875137 gene encoding histidine-rich glycoprotein-like: MAKSLWPYLGLAVICTFISLSMARELRNKRDLEMSASHHGHHHEEGGGHDHHGHHHDEHGEKGEKGYKHEHHHDKGDHGHYGKDHDEGHHEEHGGHKKGHHDEHEEHGHHHEHGDEHKGSKYGHKKGHKKGEKTHGYHHKAHKDEYHKEHKFYDDYHKGGHHEKHGDHYGHHESKDGHHKKGGHHHSGHHEDHHGKKGHFDKGHYDDDHKGYHGKHGHDDHYSHHEDYGKKEEHHGGKKHGYSSGGGGGGGGGHGGGGGGGGHGGGGHGGGGGGGGHGGHH; the protein is encoded by the coding sequence ATGGCGAAGAGTTTATGGCCGTATCTCGGCTTAGCCGTGATCTGTACGTTTATCTCCTTATCCATGGCGAGGGAGCTGAGGAATAAAAGAGACCTCGAAATGTCAGCAAGCCACCATGGTCACCATCATGAGGAAGGCGGTGGTCACGACCATCATGGACACCATCATGATGAACATGGTGAAAAGGGTGAAAAAGGGTACAAACATGAGCATCATCATGACAAAGGTGATCATGGTCATTATGGTAAGGATCACGATGAAGGTCATCACGAAGAACATGGTGGTCACAAAAAGGGGCACCATGATGAGCACGAAGAGCACGGGCACCATCATGAGCATGGTGATGAGCACAAGGGTTCAAAATATGGACACAAAAAGGGTCATAAGAAAGGTGAGAAGACCCATGGTTATCATCACAAAGCCCATAAGGATGAATATCACAAAGAGCACAAATTCTATGATGACTACCACAAGGGAGGTCATCATGAGAAACATGGTGATCATTATGGACACCATGAGAGTAAAGATGGACATCACAAGAAGGGTGGTCATCATCATTCTGGACATCATGAGGACCATCATGGAAAGAAGGGTCACTTTGATAAGGGGCATTACGACGATGATCATAAAGGTTACCATGGAAAACATGGACACGATGATCATTACTCGCATCACGAGGATTATGGGAAGAAGGAGGAGCACCATGGAGGAAAGAAACATGGATATTCGAgtggcggtggcggcggtggtggcggcgGCCATGGAGGTGGCGGTGGTGGCGGCGGCCATGGTGGCGGCGGTCACGGTGGCGGTGGAGGTGGCGGTGGACATGGTGGACACCATTAA